From Cheilinus undulatus linkage group 17, ASM1832078v1, whole genome shotgun sequence, one genomic window encodes:
- the rab14l gene encoding RAB14, member RAS oncogene family, like produces the protein MATAPYNYSYIFKYIIIGDMGVGKSCLLHQFTEKKFMADCPHTIGVEFGTRIIEVSGQKIKLQIWDTAGQERFRAVTRSYYRGAAGALMVYDITRRSTYNHLSSWLTDARNLTNPNTVIILIGNKADLEAQRDVTYEEAKQFAEENGLLFLEASAKTGENVEDAFLEAAKKIYQNIQDGSLDLNAAESGVQHKPSAPQGGRLTSEPQPQREGCGC, from the exons ATGGCCACCGCACCGTACAACTATTCCTACATTTTCAAATACATCATTATCG GGGACATGGGGGTAGGGAAGTCATGTTTGCTTCACCAGTTCACAGAAAAGAAAT TCATGGCTGACTGCCCTCACACGATCGGCGTAGAGTTCGGTACACGGATAATCGAGGTGAGTGGCCAGAAGATCAAGCTGCAGATTTGGGACACGGCGGGACAGGAGCGCTTCAGGGCCGTCACTCGCTCCTACTATCGTGGAGCCGCAGGGGCGCTCATGGTGTACGACATCACCAG gAGAAGCACATACAACCACCTGAGCAGCTGGTTGACTGATGCCAGAAACCTCACCAATCCTAATACT GTGATCATTCTCATAGGAAACAAAGCCGACCTGGAGGCTCAAAGGGACGTCACGTATGAGGAAGCAAAGCAGTTTGCTGAGGAGAACG GTCTGTTGTTTCTGGAAGCAAGTGCGAAAAC AGGCGAAAACGTCGAGGACGCCTTCCTGGAAGCAGCTAAGAAGATCTACCAGAACATCCAAGATGGCAGCCTGGACCTGAACGCCGCTGAGTCAGGGGTGCAACACAAGCCGTCGGCTCCCCAGGGCGGCCGGCTAACCAGCGAACCACAGCCCCAGAGGGAAGGCTGTGGCTGCTAA